A window from Lachnoanaerobaculum umeaense encodes these proteins:
- a CDS encoding energy-coupling factor transporter ATPase: MGIVKATKLIFEYITRDEEDNVEDVKRAINDLNIDITQGDFVAVLGHNGSGKSTFAKHLNGILLPTEGTVFISDLNTANDETLLDLRKMVGMVFQNPDNQIIGNVVEEDVAFGPENIGIPTDDMWKRVDNALEAVGMTAYRYKSPNKLSGGQKQRVAIAGIMAMKPKCIVLDEPTAMLDPNGRKEVIKTVLELNKKENITVILITHYMEEVVEADRVIVMDEGKIVMDGAPKDVFSHVEELKKLRLDVPSTTELAYELKQSGIDLPDGILTLDELVDNLLPILK; encoded by the coding sequence ATGGGAATAGTAAAAGCAACAAAGCTTATATTTGAGTATATAACAAGAGATGAAGAAGATAATGTAGAGGATGTAAAAAGAGCTATCAATGATTTGAATATTGATATTACTCAGGGAGATTTTGTAGCTGTTTTGGGGCATAATGGCTCAGGTAAATCTACATTTGCAAAACATTTAAATGGTATACTTTTGCCAACTGAAGGAACTGTATTTATTTCAGATTTGAATACAGCAAATGATGAAACTCTTCTTGATTTGCGAAAGATGGTAGGAATGGTATTCCAAAATCCTGACAATCAAATCATTGGCAATGTAGTAGAGGAAGATGTAGCGTTTGGTCCGGAAAATATCGGTATTCCGACAGACGATATGTGGAAGAGAGTAGATAATGCTTTGGAAGCAGTAGGAATGACCGCTTATAGATATAAATCTCCAAACAAACTTTCAGGCGGACAAAAGCAAAGAGTAGCAATAGCCGGCATTATGGCAATGAAGCCAAAATGTATAGTACTTGATGAGCCGACAGCAATGCTTGATCCAAATGGTAGAAAAGAAGTTATAAAGACAGTACTTGAATTAAATAAAAAAGAAAATATCACAGTGATACTTATTACTCACTATATGGAGGAAGTAGTTGAAGCTGACAGAGTTATAGTTATGGATGAGGGTAAAATTGTGATGGACGGTGCACCTAAAGATGTATTTTCACATGTAGAGGAACTTAAAAAACTTAGATTGGATGTACCAAGCACAACAGAACTGGCGTATGAGCTTAAACAATCAGGAATTGATCTGCCTGATGGCATACTGACATTGGATGAGCTGGTAGACAATCTTTTGCCGATATTAAAATAG
- a CDS encoding transglutaminase domain-containing protein, whose product MSVRKEKNSMRLLKRVAALSFAFLLSAGGLFTSLANTGPGVEQIRLETNTTVINEESKSTDAKQAAYDTNIDYRVEMNSSERYPKSICIKGKMLIVEKIPVIPIYNYIWLILKDSNGKEVYSSTSSNTNGNISFYLDKISEGKYSVNLYSSSDKYGTYKSLVYGNDIEILFKDGKLSLVPYPYFDHNMAVVNNKRTDEKALAYYRQPSYNIQSDNQEIIDLANSITSGITNDYDKAVAIHDWVCNNIYYDWDRYSSKNYTGMDTSALGTLHSKRSVCDGYANLTAALLRAAGVPVKKNSGFALGVSNDYWPENYDPNKDTNHAWNEFWANGRWVILDTTWDSDNAWRNGGIEKNTGLRGYHYFDINVGLLSADHVIKDYNEADVPQP is encoded by the coding sequence ATGAGTGTAAGAAAAGAAAAAAACTCAATGAGGCTTTTGAAAAGAGTGGCAGCATTATCATTTGCGTTTTTGTTAAGTGCGGGAGGGTTGTTTACATCATTAGCTAATACAGGTCCGGGAGTGGAACAAATTCGCTTAGAAACAAATACAACAGTGATTAATGAGGAATCAAAATCTACGGATGCAAAACAGGCTGCCTATGATACAAATATTGATTACAGAGTAGAAATGAATAGTTCTGAAAGATATCCTAAGAGTATATGTATCAAGGGAAAGATGCTTATTGTAGAAAAAATACCTGTGATACCAATATACAATTATATTTGGCTTATACTAAAAGATAGTAACGGTAAAGAGGTATATAGTAGTACAAGTAGTAATACTAACGGAAATATAAGCTTTTATTTAGATAAAATATCTGAGGGAAAGTACTCTGTGAATTTATACTCATCTTCTGATAAATATGGTACATATAAATCATTGGTATATGGAAATGATATTGAAATCTTATTTAAAGATGGAAAGTTAAGTCTTGTACCATATCCATATTTTGATCATAATATGGCTGTAGTAAATAATAAAAGAACAGATGAAAAGGCTTTGGCATATTATAGACAGCCATCTTACAATATTCAAAGTGACAATCAGGAAATAATAGATTTGGCAAATAGTATTACAAGTGGAATTACTAATGACTATGATAAGGCAGTAGCAATACATGACTGGGTATGCAATAATATTTATTATGATTGGGATAGATATTCAAGTAAAAATTATACTGGAATGGATACTTCAGCACTTGGAACATTGCATTCAAAAAGAAGTGTTTGTGACGGATATGCAAACCTGACAGCGGCACTATTAAGGGCAGCCGGAGTTCCGGTAAAAAAAAATTCCGGATTTGCTTTGGGTGTATCAAATGATTATTGGCCTGAAAACTATGATCCGAATAAGGATACCAATCATGCCTGGAATGAGTTTTGGGCAAATGGAAGATGGGTAATACTTGATACAACCTGGGATAGTGATAATGCATGGAGAAACGGAGGTATTGAAAAAAATACCGGATTAAGAGGATATCACTATTTTGATATAAATGTGGGATTACTCTCAGCAGACCATGTAATAAAGGATTATAATGAGGCGGATGTTCCACAGCCATAA
- a CDS encoding TraX family protein: MEKIKRFEVEKLKKIQIFTGAQLKYIAFLSMLIDHVNNAIVTPLLDGGGFLLYLSNIFSILGRIAFPIFVFFIVEGFFKTKDRRKYLLTLMLFGVISEVPFDMFTSKTFFNLYWNNMMFTLALCLVTIWIIDIIKRKITNKALWYITSIIIVILFCLVAMGLSLDYDYHAILAAYIFYIFYDKPLIGAGLGYLSIIKELYSILGFAMTIGYNGKRGRQYKYLNYLFYPVHILILGILRFYFNI; the protein is encoded by the coding sequence ATGGAAAAGATAAAGCGATTTGAAGTAGAGAAATTAAAGAAAATTCAAATATTTACAGGAGCACAGCTAAAATATATAGCATTTCTTTCTATGCTCATAGATCATGTTAACAATGCCATTGTTACACCTTTGCTGGATGGCGGAGGATTTTTATTGTATTTGTCAAATATATTTTCAATTTTGGGAAGGATTGCTTTCCCTATTTTTGTGTTTTTTATAGTGGAAGGCTTCTTCAAAACAAAAGACAGAAGAAAGTATTTGCTTACATTGATGCTCTTTGGAGTAATATCGGAAGTACCATTTGATATGTTTACATCAAAGACCTTTTTTAATCTATATTGGAATAATATGATGTTTACTTTAGCTCTTTGCCTTGTCACAATATGGATAATAGACATTATTAAGAGAAAGATTACTAATAAAGCTTTGTGGTATATAACTTCAATAATCATTGTAATCCTTTTTTGTTTAGTAGCTATGGGGCTTAGTCTTGATTATGATTATCATGCTATATTAGCGGCTTATATCTTTTACATATTTTATGATAAACCTTTAATTGGAGCAGGTCTTGGATATCTGTCAATTATAAAGGAGCTTTACTCTATCTTGGGCTTTGCTATGACAATAGGATATAATGGGAAAAGAGGTAGACAGTACAAGTATCTAAACTATCTATTTTATCCGGTTCATATACTTATATTGGGAATATTGCGTTTTTATTTTAATATTTAG
- a CDS encoding MATE family efflux transporter — translation MYTATKGSQSFNKDILRLAIPIVLQNIVTTAVNSADVIMLGFVGQNALAAGSLANQIMFILNLVYTGISSGVIMLAAQYWGKKDTKTIEHIMGIGMQLSVSISVVFFILAFFFPNILMQIFTNDSNLILAGIPYLRMVSFSYLFMSFSQVYLCAMRSIERVHFSTVANAIALILNIILNAVFIFGLMGAPKLGIVGVALATVIARGIEFTICVIDNLIPKSIHFHMKNILEVNKILFFDFLKYSLPAFGNEIVWGIAFSMYSVIMGHLGGDIVAANAVVIVARNLGTVACFGIADAGAIILGKSIGSGNTDTIKSDSSHFVKITCMSAIIGGIVIFLLRPVFFSMATLTTTAQAYLSIMLFINMYYIVGQAFNTSMICGVFRSGGDSKWGFFCDIIDMWGYAVPLGFISAFVLKLPPMWVYFLICTDEFVKIPSVYKHYKSYKWLKNITRDF, via the coding sequence ATGTATACCGCTACCAAGGGCAGCCAGTCTTTTAATAAAGATATACTAAGACTTGCCATTCCTATAGTTTTACAAAATATTGTTACTACTGCAGTCAATTCAGCAGATGTTATAATGCTTGGATTTGTTGGACAAAATGCACTGGCAGCAGGATCTCTAGCAAATCAGATCATGTTTATATTAAATCTGGTATATACCGGTATTTCATCCGGTGTTATCATGCTTGCCGCACAATACTGGGGTAAAAAAGATACTAAAACTATTGAACATATAATGGGCATAGGTATGCAGCTATCGGTATCGATATCCGTTGTCTTCTTTATATTAGCTTTCTTTTTTCCAAATATTTTAATGCAAATTTTTACAAATGATAGCAATTTAATTCTTGCCGGTATACCATATCTTAGAATGGTAAGCTTCTCTTATCTTTTTATGAGTTTTTCACAAGTATACCTGTGTGCAATGCGAAGTATAGAAAGAGTTCATTTCTCCACTGTTGCAAATGCGATTGCACTTATTTTAAATATTATTTTAAATGCTGTTTTTATTTTTGGACTTATGGGAGCTCCAAAACTTGGAATAGTTGGTGTTGCACTGGCAACTGTAATTGCAAGAGGCATAGAATTTACAATATGTGTTATTGATAACCTTATACCTAAATCCATTCACTTTCATATGAAAAATATTTTAGAGGTAAATAAAATATTGTTTTTTGACTTCTTAAAATATTCACTACCTGCTTTCGGCAATGAAATAGTTTGGGGAATAGCCTTTTCTATGTACTCAGTAATTATGGGACATCTTGGTGGTGATATAGTGGCTGCAAATGCTGTTGTTATAGTTGCAAGAAACCTTGGAACTGTTGCCTGTTTTGGTATAGCTGATGCAGGTGCTATAATTCTTGGTAAATCAATAGGTTCAGGAAACACCGATACTATAAAATCAGATTCTTCACATTTTGTGAAAATAACTTGTATGTCTGCAATCATTGGAGGTATAGTTATTTTTCTCTTAAGACCGGTATTTTTTTCTATGGCTACTTTAACCACTACCGCACAAGCGTACCTTAGTATAATGCTTTTTATAAATATGTATTATATAGTAGGTCAGGCATTCAATACCTCAATGATTTGCGGAGTGTTCAGATCAGGTGGTGATTCCAAATGGGGATTTTTCTGCGACATAATAGATATGTGGGGATATGCTGTTCCGCTTGGCTTTATATCGGCTTTTGTTCTTAAGCTTCCGCCAATGTGGGTATATTTCCTTATTTGTACTGATGAGTTTGTAAAGATTCCTTCTGTATATAAGCATTATAAGAGCTATAAATGGCTGAAAAATATTACAAGAGATTTTTAA
- a CDS encoding SF0329 family protein, which yields MSSWSGIRKRMESEYLAESLKGDISYFATSYSRSSDHEGRAAIRYKGKEIIKGCYYHNWTKAESFPKDEKYERRMSEEFAFMDDTAIKLGVFDQTCFYKAFDEFDNQSIEKSLYSDNLLVRIFAVLDRRVGKRKLISMKESVENEPDSIKEFFAIRMNAEGIV from the coding sequence ATGTCAAGTTGGAGCGGTATTAGAAAAAGAATGGAAAGCGAATATCTGGCGGAAAGTTTAAAGGGAGATATCAGCTATTTTGCGACATCTTATAGCAGATCCTCGGATCATGAGGGCAGGGCAGCTATAAGATATAAAGGTAAAGAGATTATAAAGGGTTGTTATTATCATAATTGGACAAAAGCGGAGTCATTTCCCAAAGATGAAAAATATGAAAGACGTATGAGCGAAGAGTTTGCATTTATGGACGATACCGCCATAAAGCTTGGAGTGTTCGATCAAACATGTTTTTATAAGGCATTTGATGAGTTTGATAATCAGAGCATTGAAAAGAGTTTGTATAGCGATAATTTACTCGTGAGGATATTTGCTGTTTTGGATAGAAGAGTCGGAAAAAGGAAACTTATATCCATGAAAGAAAGTGTAGAAAATGAACCTGATTCAATTAAAGAGTTCTTTGCCATTCGAATGAATGCGGAGGGGATAGTATAG
- a CDS encoding phosphohydrolase encodes MKTGNTYIVRKSIFNFKVGQILTLIRYGYQAYFGEYNFVFADMENKNICVVLRGDDEEDMKIYHNLNEYFEELYDNTNL; translated from the coding sequence ATGAAAACAGGCAATACATATATTGTCAGAAAGAGTATTTTTAACTTTAAGGTTGGTCAGATATTGACTCTAATAAGATACGGCTACCAAGCTTACTTTGGTGAGTATAATTTTGTGTTTGCAGATATGGAAAATAAAAATATTTGTGTGGTTCTAAGAGGCGATGATGAAGAGGATATGAAAATATATCATAATTTAAATGAATATTTTGAGGAGCTTTATGATAACACGAATTTATAG
- a CDS encoding YfbM family protein yields MGLRANYQYLSDKDLVALKKFDNEDDIFETVEDWNDEAEILLDIDKNWDLLHYMLTGVSASDPIWEDPLSEAVVGVTSIEKIEDFIAYINKDRVSDILKALEDFDMESALESFSLEEGKEAELYPDIWDYDDEEEEIKEDLLDCFERMKEFYKEILEADGNVLVTIY; encoded by the coding sequence ATGGGACTTAGAGCAAATTATCAGTATTTAAGTGATAAGGATTTGGTAGCACTTAAAAAATTTGACAATGAGGATGATATTTTTGAAACAGTGGAAGATTGGAATGATGAGGCCGAAATACTTCTTGATATAGATAAGAACTGGGATCTTCTTCACTATATGCTGACAGGAGTAAGTGCGTCAGACCCTATATGGGAAGATCCACTTAGTGAAGCTGTAGTAGGTGTGACTTCTATAGAAAAAATAGAAGATTTTATAGCCTATATAAATAAGGATAGAGTTTCCGATATATTAAAAGCACTTGAAGACTTTGATATGGAAAGTGCCTTAGAAAGCTTTAGCTTGGAAGAAGGTAAAGAAGCGGAACTTTATCCGGATATTTGGGATTATGACGATGAGGAAGAAGAAATAAAAGAAGATCTTCTTGATTGTTTTGAAAGAATGAAGGAGTTCTATAAGGAAATTTTGGAGGCGGACGGAAATGTCTTGGTTACAATCTATTAA
- a CDS encoding GNAT family N-acetyltransferase: MIREINISDAQEIQKICKVALGYDVDISTVRNQINKLSCDNKHHIIAVYEDDNIHKVIGFVHAQVYESVYSDPGLNILGLAVDPQFQGNGVGKKLMCCIEKYAMDNNMAFIRLNSANYRLEAHKFYENIGYTSDKLQKRFIKIF; the protein is encoded by the coding sequence ATGATAAGAGAAATTAATATATCAGATGCACAAGAAATACAAAAAATATGCAAAGTTGCCTTAGGTTATGATGTTGATATAAGCACAGTAAGGAATCAAATAAATAAATTATCTTGCGATAACAAACATCATATTATTGCGGTATATGAAGATGATAATATACATAAAGTTATCGGATTTGTTCATGCCCAAGTGTATGAAAGCGTGTATAGCGATCCCGGACTTAATATATTAGGATTGGCTGTTGATCCACAATTTCAGGGCAATGGAGTCGGCAAAAAGTTAATGTGCTGTATTGAAAAATATGCTATGGATAACAATATGGCTTTTATCAGATTGAATTCAGCAAATTATCGTTTGGAAGCACATAAATTTTATGAGAATATAGGATATACATCGGATAAACTACAAAAAAGATTTATAAAAATATTTTAA
- a CDS encoding DUF2262 domain-containing protein — MELIDYMRKRNQMTKNEWENSFEEEEQEILVLRHEGDVTSKRNGFWEVAICCLGYIDCETGGLHKEECRFVFAASEKEYENHLIPEFDKETVYHLKVREKLPEELPEIMIKRIDFLLVDVIEKNLQSPELEEILAEYKKPIIIEDDILGELLYDKTINSFEGHIPWLDKKIDISLDVDKDNKSGITKARKAMKELYLSDEKWDANMRKFAAENLIDLARDWCESEEEAAKITEESFAERIGIETISITSGGLFSAYFRDDDIFAGHCIIVNGSLKKGIQYARMGG, encoded by the coding sequence ATGGAACTCATTGATTATATGAGAAAAAGAAATCAAATGACTAAGAACGAATGGGAAAACTCTTTTGAAGAAGAAGAGCAGGAAATACTTGTACTTAGACATGAAGGTGATGTTACAAGTAAGAGAAACGGATTTTGGGAAGTAGCAATTTGCTGCCTGGGCTATATAGATTGTGAAACAGGAGGGCTACATAAAGAAGAATGTAGATTTGTATTTGCAGCAAGTGAAAAAGAGTATGAAAATCATTTGATACCGGAATTTGATAAAGAAACAGTTTATCATTTAAAGGTGCGTGAGAAATTACCTGAGGAATTGCCGGAGATTATGATAAAAAGAATTGATTTTCTTTTAGTGGATGTAATAGAAAAAAATTTACAAAGTCCGGAACTTGAAGAAATTCTTGCAGAGTACAAAAAGCCTATAATCATAGAGGATGATATATTGGGTGAGCTTTTGTATGATAAAACTATAAACAGCTTTGAGGGGCATATTCCTTGGCTTGATAAAAAAATTGATATTTCTTTGGATGTTGATAAAGACAACAAATCGGGAATCACAAAGGCAAGAAAAGCTATGAAAGAATTGTACTTAAGTGATGAAAAATGGGATGCTAATATGAGAAAATTTGCAGCAGAAAATCTTATAGATCTTGCAAGAGATTGGTGTGAATCCGAGGAGGAAGCCGCAAAAATTACAGAAGAGAGCTTTGCCGAGAGAATAGGCATTGAGACAATTTCTATTACATCCGGCGGTTTATTTAGTGCATATTTTAGAGATGATGATATTTTTGCAGGACATTGTATTATTGTGAACGGAAGCTTGAAAAAGGGTATTCAGTATGCAAGAATGGGCGGTTGA
- a CDS encoding CbrC family protein, translating to MNEFSKEYIRLKENFIKQNESSESVLALYEFADRLSKHTEKEAIEVLVDVYQLLYKMESAYKLYENIYDKSDRKKIKKFLSLKDLNESHGDRFATPRPLNKEERLKREERKKLLPKFRYHPDPLETGSFIEGEAKICPCCGKESNTYYVKRPYAVDDLDYLCPVCISNGEAAKKYDADFIQDVDDDFVPDKEKRDELFYRTPGYLSWQGEYWLYCCNDYCAYLGSVGTKELKEMGIAEEVFEEYNKRNEFNDIEEYLEKDGSICGYLFRCLHCGKYHLWVDVD from the coding sequence ATGAACGAATTTTCAAAAGAATATATCAGATTAAAAGAAAACTTCATAAAACAAAATGAGAGTAGTGAAAGTGTATTGGCACTGTATGAATTTGCAGATAGATTGTCAAAGCATACTGAAAAAGAAGCTATAGAAGTACTGGTTGATGTCTATCAACTGCTTTATAAGATGGAAAGTGCATATAAACTGTATGAAAATATATATGATAAATCTGACAGAAAAAAGATTAAAAAGTTTTTAAGTTTAAAAGATTTAAATGAGAGTCATGGTGACAGATTTGCAACACCAAGGCCGCTAAATAAAGAGGAAAGGCTAAAAAGGGAAGAACGTAAAAAATTATTGCCGAAATTCAGATATCATCCTGATCCTTTGGAGACAGGTTCATTTATAGAAGGTGAAGCAAAGATATGTCCTTGTTGCGGTAAAGAAAGTAACACTTACTATGTAAAAAGGCCATATGCTGTAGATGATTTGGATTATCTTTGTCCTGTATGTATTTCAAACGGAGAAGCCGCAAAGAAATATGATGCCGATTTTATTCAGGATGTTGATGATGACTTTGTACCGGATAAGGAAAAGAGAGACGAACTCTTTTATAGAACACCGGGGTATTTGAGCTGGCAGGGTGAGTATTGGCTTTATTGTTGTAATGATTACTGTGCATATCTTGGCAGCGTAGGAACAAAAGAATTAAAAGAAATGGGAATTGCAGAAGAAGTATTTGAAGAGTACAATAAACGAAACGAGTTTAATGATATAGAAGAATATCTTGAGAAAGACGGATCAATTTGCGGATATTTATTTAGATGTTTACACTGTGGAAAATATCATTTGTGGGTGGATGTCGACTGA